A window of Oscillatoria nigro-viridis PCC 7112 contains these coding sequences:
- a CDS encoding SAM-dependent methyltransferase, producing MKDTSSLAEMLYERIREAPPYSWFPSPPELIELMIEEAQIISGTYALEPTAGDGLLAQAMVRAGAIVDVIEINPLLQQLLFQKGFNLVGSDFLTTEPQRRYSRILANPPFSTPHIKGVDLDIIQRAYNLFLGNSGRLVSVVSNSMNVRGDPRSQAFRAFLKRTSAKLIELPLEIFWGSDRPVTVESYLVVIDKK from the coding sequence ATGAAAGATACTTCATCGCTTGCAGAAATGCTATATGAGCGAATCCGAGAAGCTCCACCTTATTCTTGGTTCCCGTCTCCCCCAGAGCTAATTGAGCTTATGATTGAAGAAGCTCAAATCATTTCAGGAACCTACGCCTTAGAACCAACAGCAGGAGACGGCTTATTGGCGCAGGCTATGGTTAGAGCGGGTGCGATCGTTGATGTAATTGAAATAAACCCGCTGCTACAACAACTTCTGTTTCAAAAAGGGTTCAATCTAGTTGGAAGTGACTTTTTAACAACTGAACCGCAGAGGCGATATAGCAGAATTTTGGCAAATCCCCCATTTTCTACGCCCCACATCAAAGGAGTTGATTTGGATATCATACAACGTGCCTATAACCTTTTTTTAGGCAATTCTGGACGCCTGGTAAGTGTTGTTAGCAATTCCATGAATGTCCGAGGCGATCCGCGATCGCAAGCATTTCGAGCCTTTCTTAAGCGCACGTCTGCCAAGTTAATCGAACTTCCCTTAGAAATCTTTTGGGGGAGCGATCGCCCGGTTACTGTTGAGAGCTACCTAGTCGTAATAGACAAAAAATAG
- a CDS encoding bifunctional 3'-5' exonuclease/DNA polymerase, translating to MNNSPHFAPNPIVEYELITNFSRLNDVLSPLIKARVIAIDTETTGLDPLTERIRLIQIAVPHRPVIIVDLAAFADRELSPLKALLNSRALKIFQNGKFDWQVLEIAGLRPSGPFFDVMLASQVLRSGLKKDHDLQSLALEFLGIKLDKSLQSSNFGGKLSAPQLEYAALDAAVLLKLRTRLISKLQNAGLLETAQIEFEAMPAVAQMELNGMLLDAKHWHLVGEELEAQKQTTLVELVKAGLKPAPSAQLSLFPEMVETINPRSSVQVLSALQALNIPIKSTSKSELIPLARQYPIIQLLLNYRKLASLCSNFAEALPKHIHPITGRIHPSYRQCGARSGRFSCKKPNLQNVPRNCTANGMRACFIAAPGYQIIKADYSQIELRIVAEISGDRRMLNAYAKREDLHTLTASLITGKPLEEVTAEDRRIAKSVNFGLIYGMGAAKLQAYAEEKYDVFLTLNEAKEFRRRFFQAYSGVRRWHDSIRKTVYVKDIKQIRTIGGRRRRWAKKPRLSELLNHPVQGTSADMLKVAIARLFKLLPKTGAKLIGVVHDEILLECPQTTLKRTSRILKKVMVEAGELYLQQVPVEVEVTISSSWAS from the coding sequence ATGAATAATTCCCCACACTTTGCCCCAAATCCTATTGTGGAATACGAGCTGATTACAAACTTTTCCAGACTAAATGATGTTCTCTCGCCTTTAATAAAAGCTCGTGTTATAGCCATAGACACAGAAACCACCGGGCTAGATCCACTTACAGAACGCATCCGACTTATCCAAATAGCTGTCCCCCACCGCCCAGTGATAATTGTCGATCTAGCTGCTTTTGCCGATCGCGAATTATCGCCTTTAAAAGCCCTTCTAAACAGCCGTGCGCTCAAAATATTTCAAAATGGTAAGTTCGACTGGCAGGTACTAGAAATAGCTGGACTTAGACCGTCTGGCCCATTTTTTGATGTCATGCTAGCGAGTCAGGTGTTGCGATCTGGACTCAAGAAAGACCACGATCTACAATCCCTCGCTCTTGAATTTTTAGGAATCAAACTTGACAAAAGCCTACAGTCGAGCAATTTCGGAGGTAAGTTATCAGCTCCTCAGTTAGAATACGCCGCTTTAGATGCTGCTGTCCTGCTGAAACTTAGAACGCGACTCATCTCAAAACTTCAGAATGCTGGGTTACTAGAAACCGCCCAAATTGAATTTGAAGCGATGCCTGCTGTAGCCCAAATGGAACTAAATGGAATGTTACTGGATGCAAAACACTGGCATTTGGTGGGCGAGGAACTGGAAGCTCAAAAGCAGACTACGCTGGTGGAATTAGTGAAAGCCGGTCTTAAACCAGCCCCTAGCGCACAACTTTCGCTATTTCCAGAGATGGTGGAAACCATAAACCCCCGTTCGTCTGTACAAGTTTTAAGTGCTCTTCAGGCTCTCAACATTCCAATTAAGTCAACAAGTAAGAGCGAACTTATTCCTCTAGCTCGTCAATACCCGATTATCCAGTTGCTACTGAATTATCGGAAATTAGCATCTTTGTGTTCCAACTTTGCTGAGGCATTGCCCAAACACATTCACCCGATAACGGGGAGAATTCACCCCAGCTATCGGCAATGCGGCGCTCGTTCTGGACGCTTTAGTTGCAAGAAGCCAAACTTGCAAAACGTTCCCAGGAATTGTACGGCAAATGGGATGCGTGCGTGCTTCATTGCCGCTCCCGGATATCAAATTATTAAAGCAGATTACAGCCAAATCGAGCTAAGGATTGTCGCTGAAATATCTGGCGATCGCCGAATGCTGAATGCCTACGCTAAACGCGAAGATTTGCATACTTTAACGGCTTCTTTGATTACGGGAAAGCCGTTAGAGGAGGTAACGGCAGAGGATAGACGGATAGCTAAATCAGTTAATTTCGGATTAATTTATGGGATGGGTGCTGCCAAACTGCAAGCTTATGCTGAGGAAAAGTACGATGTTTTTTTAACCTTGAACGAAGCTAAAGAGTTCAGAAGACGATTTTTCCAAGCTTATTCTGGAGTCAGAAGATGGCACGACAGCATCAGGAAAACGGTGTACGTCAAAGACATCAAGCAAATCCGTACAATTGGCGGACGCAGAAGACGGTGGGCAAAGAAACCCCGACTTTCTGAGTTGCTAAATCACCCTGTTCAAGGAACTTCGGCTGATATGTTGAAAGTGGCGATCGCTCGTTTGTTCAAACTCCTACCCAAGACTGGAGCAAAATTAATCGGTGTGGTACATGACGAGATTCTGTTAGAGTGTCCGCAGACTACTTTAAAAAGAACCAGTCGCATTCTCAAAAAAGTGATGGTGGAAGCTGGAGAGCTATATTTGCAGCAAGTTCCTGTAGAAGTGGAAGTAACTATTTCCTCGTCATGGGCAAGTTAA